In bacterium, the DNA window TCTTAATTAAAAACTCAAAATGCCTAAAACAAAAATAAGGTGTAGAGTTATAGAGATAAGTCGTAGAGTCTTTTCTTAAGTAAAAAAATAAAAAAAAGCTTGACACTTTACATAACAGACACGGAGACGCAGAGAAAAACACACCCCTAACCCCTCTCAAGAGGGGAATTTTTTATCCGAGAGACTTCAACAAATCTGGCTTGCCTGCTGAACATTCGGCAAGCAGGTCATAAGTATTTCAATGGCTGTATCAATAATCTTTTATGTGCTCTAATTTATTTCTATGTCTTCTCTGTTCCTCTGCGTCTCTGCGGTAAAGGACCATCTGAACACTTACCTCAACAGCCACTTAATTTCTTCTTTTAATCCTTCTCTCAGGTTAACCCGAGGATGATATTTTAAGATTTTTTGTGCCTTTGAAATATCCGCCCAGGTATGAAGAACATCACCATATTGAGTTTGAGCGTGTTGTGTCGTCCCAGATTTACCTAAAATTTCCTCAATTAAATTAATTACCTGGCTCAAGACAACACGGCTACCACCACCAATATTAAATACTTCGCCATTGACATCAATTCTGGATGCCTGAATAGTTGCTTCAACAATATCTGCCACAAAGGTAAAATCCCTTGTCTGATTGCCTGAGCCATAGACCTGGATTTCCTGATTTTGTAAGATAGCCGAAATAAATTTATGGAAAGCCATATCCGGTCTTTGCCTGGGTCCATAAACAGTAAAATAGCGTAAAGAAACCGTAGGCACACCAAAATTTTTAAAGTAAAGATAGCATAAGTGTTCTCCGGCTAATTTTGAGACACCATAAGGTGAAACTGGCTGAAGTCTTCCATCCTCACGCATCGGGAGAATATCTGTATCGCCATAAACAGAAGAAGAGGAAGCATAGACAAATTTCTTTAATTGGGACATATCTTTACTTGCCTCAAGTAAGACCTGAGTGGCTAAGATATTGTTTTGGGTATATATTTCAAAATTTTTGCCCCAACTGGCTCTAACACCTGCCTGCGCGGCTATATGAAAGATATATTCTATATCAGATAAAAGCGTAGATAAATCTACTTTTAAAATATCTGCCTCTAAAAACGAAAAATTCTTAGCCTTGAGTAAACCTTTTAAATTATCTTCCTTTGTTTTTCGAACATAGTAGTCAAGGAAGGCATCAATCCCTTTTACATAGTAGCCTTCTTTGATTAATCTCTCGGCTAAATGTGAACCAATAAATCCGGCACAGCCGGTAACTAATGCAGTCGTCATTTATTTTTCTCTCCTTTATTGTTGGTAAATGGTAACTGGTGAATGGTAATTAGTTACCAATTACCAGTTAACCGATTACCTACCTTTAATTTCGTGACGCCCTAATTCTTTCTTCAATCAATTTCGACATCTGGTTTATTCTAACCTCCCAGGTATTTTCTTTAGCAATTTCTATTCGTTTCTGGCGTCCTTTCAGGTCATTCTCTGACAATGCCTTTTCAATATTTTGAGCAAATGCCTCTTTATCCCTGGCGATATAACATATTTCCTTATATTCCTCTACAGCCGAAAGTTGTGTCAGAACAACTGGTTTTCCTGTAGCCAGATATTCAAAAAATTTCATCGGAAACATATTTTGGGTATATTCATTAATGAGATTGGGTAAAATACAAACATCAAATGGTTTAATATAGGCAGGTAAAATTTCATATCTTTTCCCACCCAGCATAAAAATATTTGGAATAGAGCCTAATTCTTTTACCCCCTTTTCATCTGCAGTTTCTACCACATTCCCAATTAAGACTATTGACCATTGCGGATGGGTTGTGGCGATATATTTAATAATCTCAAAGTCAAGTTTGTAAGAGATAATCGTGCCGATAAATCCAATAATTGGATGTTTAATTCTGGCTATATCCGCTGGGACTGGTAAATCTCCCAGAGCTGTCATAAAATGCGGCACATCAGCCACATT includes these proteins:
- a CDS encoding GDP-mannose 4,6-dehydratase — encoded protein: MTTALVTGCAGFIGSHLAERLIKEGYYVKGIDAFLDYYVRKTKEDNLKGLLKAKNFSFLEADILKVDLSTLLSDIEYIFHIAAQAGVRASWGKNFEIYTQNNILATQVLLEASKDMSQLKKFVYASSSSVYGDTDILPMREDGRLQPVSPYGVSKLAGEHLCYLYFKNFGVPTVSLRYFTVYGPRQRPDMAFHKFISAILQNQEIQVYGSGNQTRDFTFVADIVEATIQASRIDVNGEVFNIGGGSRVVLSQVINLIEEILGKSGTTQHAQTQYGDVLHTWADISKAQKILKYHPRVNLREGLKEEIKWLLR
- a CDS encoding glycosyltransferase: MVIYLVMLNGENILCISTADWDNIAWTNKQHIMSRLSKTNKILYIESLGLRQPTIKKKDILRILKRIKDWFKGPRQINENLFVYSPIILPLHKVKIVQKINHLVLWLTLKLLLARLGFKKPILWTYSPPANSLIGRLNEKLVIYHCVDELSATPGIPDSIIEMEEELLKKANLIFTTSRLLFEKKKVFNQNTYYLPNVADVPHFMTALGDLPVPADIARIKHPIIGFIGTIISYKLDFEIIKYIATTHPQWSIVLIGNVVETADEKGVKELGSIPNIFMLGGKRYEILPAYIKPFDVCILPNLINEYTQNMFPMKFFEYLATGKPVVLTQLSAVEEYKEICYIARDKEAFAQNIEKALSENDLKGRQKRIEIAKENTWEVRINQMSKLIEERIRASRN